A portion of the Bactrocera neohumeralis isolate Rockhampton chromosome 2, APGP_CSIRO_Bneo_wtdbg2-racon-allhic-juicebox.fasta_v2, whole genome shotgun sequence genome contains these proteins:
- the LOC126767942 gene encoding ichor, whose translation MKFCSMNGPSESEVESLLMSPCWGPTQNGSQDQYLLDGHKLLLEHDLDSLPSDTEQKNSLDVLDNLLLNTSSLNALSDLKPLPPFTGYTGHLSINGISGHHYHAIAQRLPDESNNNYIQSAYQTNHTSTTGNGTTTIQLAAATSGTSPLPSMTSGGGGGGANSHCSSADHNIVSSSTCLPESVLSPDADACLNDVKLFADSQLDSKLYSMADSCVMSVGGTAGIGGGGGGGAGGGIVNNGNGMVGGGDQGTDSLHSSVRIYTDAKDLSEYVDMNSIDDIAAIIGSAIADTTVPNQLDKDDGNDTRDSWMDLDAWIDGNCIQQDGKLLVSQQDTLSEFILPHSPVHPSSTLQNLLTHGYMPFLQNRLQNGPPQQQQHTQQANTATMKSEAPSSTSYCNELPTATSTSSPPGSVVSTTDNLMINPRYLTNPQPYQVSMSSMKSDGLCSPDMLGNYPHTTTITPTSTPKRKPSRSQKKSSQQQANAQSSSSGLGPQQLNAISPSSVNFSANDLSGLLGKEKPVHRCSICNRGFLNKSNIKVHLRTHTGEKPFRCDVCAKAFRQKAHLLKHQQIHKRIGRD comes from the coding sequence ATGAAGTTTTGCAGCATGAACGGACCAAGTGAATCTGAAGTTGAAAGCTTACTTATGAGTCCATGCTGGGGTCCCACACAGAACGGCAGCCAAGATCAATATCTGCTCGATGGCCATAAATTACTGCTGGAGCACGATCTGGATTCGCTGCCCAGCGACACGGAACAGAAAAATTCGCTAGATGTGCTCGATAATCTGCTATTGAATACATCCTCCCTGAATGCGCTTTCCGACCTGAAACCACTACCACCGTTTACCGGCTATACGGGACACTTGTCCATAAATGGCATCTCGGGACATCATTATCATGCGATCGCACAGAGGCTACCTGATGAGAGTAACAACAATTACATACAAAGCGCCTACCAGACGAATCACACGTCGACGACCGGTAATGGCACGACGACCATACAACTGGCGGCGGCGACGTCGGGCACATCACCATTACCATCGATGACgagtggtggtggcggtggtggtgccAACAGTCATTGCTCTTCGGCCGATCACAACATAGTTTCCTCGTCTACATGCTTGCCTGAAAGCGTTCTGAGTCCGGACGCGGACGCCTGCCTAAACGATGTGAAACTGTTCGCTGATAGTCAATTAGATAGTAAGCTGTATTCAATGGCCGACAGTTGTGTTATGTCTGTAGGTGGCACGGCTGGTAttggtggtggcggcggtggcggtgCTGGCGGTGGCATAGTCAACAATGGCAACGGTATGGTGGGCGGTGGCGACCAAGGCACGGATTCGTTGCACAGTAGTGTACGAATTTATACCGACGCCAAAGATTTGTCCGAATATGTAGATATGAACTCGATAGATGACATTGCGGCCATAATTGGTTCGGCGATAGCAGACACAACGGTGCCCAATCAATTGGATAAGGATGATGGTAATGACACGCGCGACTCATGGATGGACTTGGATGCGTGGATCGATGGCAATTGCATACAGCAAGATGGCAAACTGCTTGTGTCGCAACAGGATACGCTTAGTGAATTTATCTTGCCACACTCGCCCGTGCATCCGAGCTCCACGCTACAGAATTTGCTCACGCACGGCTACATGCCCTTCCTTCAGAATCGCCTACAAAATGgtccaccacaacaacaacagcacacgCAACAAGCAAATACAGCCACAATGAAAAGTGAAGCGCCCAGTTCTACCTCATACTGTAACGAGTTGCCGACAGCAACATCCACCTCGAGTCCGCCAGGTTCCGTTGTCTCGACCACGGACAATCTGATGATTAATCCGCGCTATCTCACAAATCCACAGCCGTACCAAGTCTCCATGTCTTCAATGAAATCCGACGGTCTCTGCAGTCCCGACATGCTGGGCAATTATCCACACACGACGACCATTACACCCACCAGTACGCCGAAAAGGAAACCTTCGCGCTCCCAAAAGAAATCCAGTCAACAACAAGCGAATGCACAGTCTAGCAGTAGCGGACTTGGACCGCAACAACTTAATGCTATTTCACCATCGTCCGTCAACTTCAGCGCCAACGATCTGTCTGGTCTGCTGGGGAAAGAGAAACCCGTGCATCGGTGTAGTATATGTAATCGGGGTTTTCTCAATAAGAGTAACATCAAGGTCCACCTGCGTACGCATACGGGGGAGAAACCGTTCCGTTGTGATGTTTGCGCCAAAGCGTTTCGACAGAAGGCGCACTTGCTCAAACATCAACAGATACATAAGAGAATTGGGCGTGACTGA